In Solidesulfovibrio carbinoliphilus subsp. oakridgensis, the sequence TTTCTCGTACGCTTTGGAAATCTCGTCGAAATGGGCGGACTCGGGGTCGGCCAGGGCCTTGGCCGCCGGGCCGCCGTAGACAAGGGAGTAATAGCCGAGCTTGAGCGTGCCGGCGGCCGGGTCGTATTTGAGCTTGACCTTGAGGTCGCCCCGCCGCCAGCGCAGGACCTCGACCCCGTTTTCCACGGCAACGGCCGGCTTGCCGAAATCGGCCGAAAGCCGCCGGGCCATCTCGTCCCGGGACACCAGGCCGTCGAGCCGCACGTAGGCCGCGAAAAGCCGCCCCCCGGCAAAGCCGTAGAAGACCGCCGGCGCCTGGCCGTTTATCCGATACCGCTCGTTCAGGTTGACGGCGTATTCCACGTCGCCCACGGTTTTAAGCGTCATAAACGACCCGAGCTTGGCCCGCTCGCTCCCGAATGGCAGGCCGCCAAACCCCTCGGCCTGGCGGGCCTCGGCCGCCGCACCGCTCCCCAGCACCACAAGCGCCGCCGCCAGCGCCGCCATGAGCGTCCAGACTCCCCCGCGCATACCGCCTCCTTTGCTCCCGCTTTGGGACACCCTACCGTCGCGCAAGCGAGAAACGCAAGACACCTCGGGAAAATACCATGGTCGGCGACTGGCTTTTTGCGCGGGCCGGGACTATACGAAAACCGTACAGCGACATTCCCTTCGGTCGCCTATCCATGGAAAAAGTACTCATCGTCGAAGACAGCAAGGTCTTTGCCCGAATCCTCATCCGCAAGATAGAAGATGAGCTCTTTTTCGACGCCTGCTGGGCCTCCAATTTCGAGGAAGCCCGCTATCTCCTTGAAGAAAATCCGGACAACAACACCTTCTTCGTGGCCCTGCTCGATCTGCACCTGCCCGATGCCGCCGACGGGCGCATCGTGGACTACGTCATTTCCAAGGGCATTCCGTCCATCGTCTTCACCGGCGACGTGGAATCCGAGGTCCGCGACCGCATCTGGGCCAAGAAAGTCGTGGACTACGTATCCAAGGAATCGCCCGACAGCCTCGATTACCTGTGTTCGCTGGTCCGCCGCATTTCGCTCAACAAGTTCGTCAACATCCTCGTGGTCGACGACTCCTCCACCGTGCGCAACCATCTGGTGCGCCTCCTGACCGCCCACGAATTCATCGTCCACGAGGCCGACGACGGGGCCTGCGCCCTGGCGGTCCTCGAACGCCACCCCGAAATCAAGGTCGTCATCGCCGACTACTTCATGCCCGGCATGGACGGCGTGGAACTCACCCGGCGCGTGCGGCGGCGCCGCCGCAAGGACGAACTGGCCGTCATCGGCATCTCGGCCTACGGCAACACCATCCTCTCGGCCCGGTTCATCAAGAACGGGGCCAACGATTTCTTGAACAAGCCCTTCTCCAGCGAGGAATTCTACTGCCGCGTCACCCAGAACCTGGAAATGCTCGAATACATCCAGAAGCTCCGGGAAACCTCCATCCGCGACCCCCTGACCAGCCTGTACAACCGACGCCACTTCTTCGAAGCCGCCAAGGACCTCCACGGCCGCCTGACCCGGGGCGAGGAACCCATGACGCTGGCCATGCTCGACATCGACCACTTCAAAAAGGTCAACGACACCTACGGCCACGCCGTGGGCGACGAAGTCCTCAAGCACGTGGCCCACGGCCTCGGCAACCGCTTCCGGGGCCACGACGTGGTCGCCCGGCTCGGCGGCGAGGAATTCTGCGTCCTGGCCACGGGCATGGAAGGCGAGCAGGCCCTGGCCGTCTTCAACGACCTGCGCAACAGCATCGAACGGTCCAAGGCCAAGGCCGGCAAGACCGCCGTCGGCGTCACCATCAGCATTGGCCTGTGCGACAAGCCGCTTGGCTCCGTCGACGCCATGCTCGCCGCCGCCGACGCCGCCCTCTACAAAGCCAAGCGCACCGGCCGCAACAAGGTCGTGCGCGCCGAGTAGAGGGAGACGGGAAGAGAAGAGAAGATGCCTCCGGCGGTCGGGGGGCGTCACGCCCCCCGGACCCCCCCGAACGGGGGGGCGGGAGTGTGGGAAGCGGGTGCGGGGGTGGTCGTTGGCGGGTGTGGGACGTGTGGCCAAAGGAACCGGGCCGGCGTATCGGGCGGGTCCGCGGGAAGTCCTTCCGGCCGCCAGCTCTTTCGCTGGCCCTACACCGCCCAGGCGGCGCTGGCGCGGCGGGGGCCGGCGCAAAAGCGCATGGCCAGCTCGTAGGCCACGTTGACGTCCTTCATGGCTTCCTCGTCGCCGCCGAGATCGGGGTGGTAGAGGCGGGCCATGTGGCGGTAGGCGACTTTGAGTTCATCGACGGTGCAGGGGTAGTCGAGGCAGAGGATGTCGTAGGCGCACTTGAGGTTCATGCCGCTGCGCCGGGCCATCTGCCGGGCCCGGGACTGGCGGTCCTGGTCCAGGCGGAAACCGGCGGCGCGGGCGGTGGTCCGGGCGTGGGTCCGCGAGGACGCGCCGGCGCCGGCCGCAGCCTGGCCGGCGGCCGGTCCCTGGCGGGCCTCGCGTTCGGCGCCGGCGGCGGAGGCGCGAAAGGTGCTTTCGGCCCGGGGGCGCTCACGGCCGGCCTGGCCGCCCGGGGCCTGGGTCCGCGAGGACGTGGGGCCGGCCCGGAATGTCCGGCCCTCGTTCGGCCGGGCCTGTTCGCCGGCGCCGGCCTGGGGGCGGGAGCGGGCGTTTTCCGAAGCGGCCTCGGGTCCGGGCGTGGGGCGGGAGGCGCGGCCCGGGCCGGTTTCGGCGCGGGTGTCGGCATTTTGGCGCGCCCGGGCCCGGAACCAGTCCGAGCCGCCGGTTCCGGCCGCATGGGGACGGCCGGCGGCGCCCGTGGCATGGGAGGCATGGGCCCGGCCGGCGGTGGCGCTTCCCCCGGCGGCCGAGGGGCCGGCCTGCTGGGTCCGCTGGCCGTGGGCCGTGTGGGCGGAGGCCTTGGCCTCGGCCCGAAACCGGGTGTCCTTGGCGCCGAAGCGGCCCGGACCGGTGGCATCGGCGGCGGCGGCGAAGCCCCGGTCGCCGTGGCGGGCCATCTTCAGGTTCCTGAGCACTTCCTGCAAATGGACCAGGATGTCCTGCAGGATGTTGCGCGTGCGGTTGAGCTGGATTTCCAGGGCCTGCCAGTCCGTGCCGCCGTAGGCGGTCTTGGCGCCGCAGCCCCCTTGTCCTTGCGTCTGCCTGTGCATGGTTGCCGTCCGCGCTCCCTCGGTGAAACCGCCAACGCGCCCCCGAGATCCGGACCAGGAACACGCAACGACTTGGTATCTCAAGGTTTTCCAAAGAAAACCAGCCCCTTGCCCTATCCCTTCTACTGAATCCCCTGACCCAACGCAAGGCGTATTTCCCGGCCCGCCCGGGCCGGCCCCGGGGACGGATTTTCCCGATCCGGCGGGGAAAACGTATTTTCCGCCCCGGCCCGGCCGGGCCGGCCGCCCCTAGTGACAGGCCCCGACGTTTTGATGTAGGACATTGCGCCATACGACATATGCTGCCTCGCGGCCGAAGCGCCCTGCGAGCAATCCGAGGAAGCCCATGAAACCGACCGACGCCGAAGTCGCCAAGCCCTTTGTCGACGCCACCAAGCACGTCCTGACCATGATGGCGCAGCTCGACCCCAAGCCTGGCAAGCCCTATGTCAAAAAGGCCGGCGCGGCGGCGGGCGACGTCTCGGCCGTGGTCGGCCTGACCGGCGACCGCAACGGCAGCATCTCCATCAGCTTCTCCAAGAAGTGTGCCATCGCGGTGGTGAAAAACATGCTCGGCGACGACATCGCCGACATCATCCAGGACGCCAAGGACGCGGTGGGCGAGATCACCAACATGATCTCGGGCCAGGCCCGGGCGGGCCTCAGCCAGCTTGGCCT encodes:
- a CDS encoding response regulator: MEKVLIVEDSKVFARILIRKIEDELFFDACWASNFEEARYLLEENPDNNTFFVALLDLHLPDAADGRIVDYVISKGIPSIVFTGDVESEVRDRIWAKKVVDYVSKESPDSLDYLCSLVRRISLNKFVNILVVDDSSTVRNHLVRLLTAHEFIVHEADDGACALAVLERHPEIKVVIADYFMPGMDGVELTRRVRRRRRKDELAVIGISAYGNTILSARFIKNGANDFLNKPFSSEEFYCRVTQNLEMLEYIQKLRETSIRDPLTSLYNRRHFFEAAKDLHGRLTRGEEPMTLAMLDIDHFKKVNDTYGHAVGDEVLKHVAHGLGNRFRGHDVVARLGGEEFCVLATGMEGEQALAVFNDLRNSIERSKAKAGKTAVGVTISIGLCDKPLGSVDAMLAAADAALYKAKRTGRNKVVRAE
- a CDS encoding DnaJ domain-containing protein, producing the protein MHRQTQGQGGCGAKTAYGGTDWQALEIQLNRTRNILQDILVHLQEVLRNLKMARHGDRGFAAAADATGPGRFGAKDTRFRAEAKASAHTAHGQRTQQAGPSAAGGSATAGRAHASHATGAAGRPHAAGTGGSDWFRARARQNADTRAETGPGRASRPTPGPEAASENARSRPQAGAGEQARPNEGRTFRAGPTSSRTQAPGGQAGRERPRAESTFRASAAGAEREARQGPAAGQAAAGAGASSRTHARTTARAAGFRLDQDRQSRARQMARRSGMNLKCAYDILCLDYPCTVDELKVAYRHMARLYHPDLGGDEEAMKDVNVAYELAMRFCAGPRRASAAWAV
- a CDS encoding chemotaxis protein CheX, with product MKPTDAEVAKPFVDATKHVLTMMAQLDPKPGKPYVKKAGAAAGDVSAVVGLTGDRNGSISISFSKKCAIAVVKNMLGDDIADIIQDAKDAVGEITNMISGQARAGLSQLGLNLSSSTPTVIFGDNHTISHITSGPVVAIPFSTEFGDFTLEFCFE